Proteins from a single region of Chroococcidiopsis sp. SAG 2025:
- a CDS encoding DUF5906 domain-containing protein, which produces MLLENKKSSNCTQAATFDLRNFTARLNLLKEESTQLVCECPVCGGHRLTISKKSGAYQCWSGGCATADIRSVVAPRTERHAPQHRYPITRKSARKLLPPVPQSTDHKLAKLPTPAIDSPQPQKDFERELGEVLKTTYVYSLTPDGQLQRWVVRTDWSDPNKPLGRDKTFRQWHRDASGLAICKKGDEAWEPYRIDEFIAALKAATGFAAGLVQEGEAGVEKARAAGIASITWQGSAWSQNDLERALQKVKQSCPKAILAFLRDNDTAGEKKAQAFQAACTRVGIFSVVIDPVAISPELPDKGDIVEILAAMDVPEFIRRLESEIHASVESRRNSELADDSFALDIPDSLDPDTEFTQRALNFLYGDKPWICASDKLYFWTGSYYKHSPDAVERPKIASFCNSYAVQQKDGSIRYPYAKPAKVREVLQWVKDRLEIDPNLLNPPGLNCTNGVLELLWNGSTPSWRLVDHAPALYYTYEPIATYDPNADPQDCDRLLAALEPGQREIFLRTIAASLDLPTVRKYKGRLVRGLLLKGDGSNGKDSLREVVAAMYGYKGITGCTLTDFKAYDDGRKFPLSRLRLSRINWATENANTAKVDKIQSIKAFITGDTLSSEGKGKDEEDFTPAGVGLFNVNDTPNLQASLEAIASRWGVLSFTKTFKIGADPLKGEIEADPRFKYDPEFLQQQVLPAFLNRVLAALVDLMHDGIDFTCTHKALLDIQAENSHLFQFCQQTGLGYDPNGTLGIGELWERLKAWYIDNGTLTIEVSDKGKEKNIWIDQVRKGDANVKGANQVLARFIELFPKAKRCHLGNNLMGIQGLAFGISHLSPQISQPLANELACNPDTARNISQLSQLGNSDGKNETETCNAQQSERIELNDLVCGEQVTQLANQPDTVSDTASVVTNSLANQSPKKANATPVEAEAGANNVPSPSAVAAQILQCQTWVAAVEAMDCVAAAVNQKRATVLTIALKHISIEQRQHLVRLLAAHMQQFPQDSDAYSWLPQSSRKLKQKAQSLIKSH; this is translated from the coding sequence ATGCTACTAGAAAATAAAAAATCGTCAAATTGCACCCAAGCAGCAACATTCGATCTGAGGAATTTTACGGCTCGCCTCAATCTCCTCAAAGAAGAAAGCACCCAGCTAGTGTGTGAATGCCCAGTCTGCGGTGGACATCGTCTCACCATCAGTAAAAAGTCAGGCGCTTATCAATGCTGGTCTGGCGGCTGCGCTACTGCTGATATTCGCTCTGTGGTCGCACCCCGCACTGAGCGTCACGCTCCACAACATCGCTACCCGATTACACGAAAGAGCGCCCGAAAACTCCTGCCACCAGTACCACAAAGCACTGACCATAAGCTGGCGAAGCTACCAACACCCGCTATTGACTCGCCACAACCGCAAAAAGACTTTGAGCGGGAGTTAGGTGAAGTGCTTAAAACTACCTACGTCTACTCGCTGACACCAGATGGACAGTTGCAGCGGTGGGTAGTGCGTACCGATTGGTCAGATCCAAACAAACCATTAGGGCGTGATAAAACATTTAGACAATGGCATCGCGATGCTAGTGGACTAGCTATTTGCAAAAAAGGCGATGAAGCCTGGGAGCCTTACCGCATTGATGAATTTATCGCTGCGCTCAAGGCTGCGACCGGATTTGCGGCTGGTCTAGTGCAGGAGGGAGAAGCAGGCGTTGAAAAAGCCAGAGCTGCTGGAATCGCTAGTATCACATGGCAGGGTTCGGCTTGGAGTCAAAATGACTTGGAGCGAGCGCTACAGAAAGTCAAGCAGTCTTGTCCCAAGGCGATTTTGGCGTTCTTGCGCGACAACGATACCGCAGGCGAGAAAAAAGCTCAAGCTTTTCAGGCGGCTTGTACCCGTGTTGGGATTTTTAGCGTCGTCATCGATCCAGTTGCCATTTCTCCCGAATTGCCCGATAAGGGAGATATTGTTGAGATTTTGGCGGCGATGGACGTACCAGAGTTTATCCGGCGACTGGAGTCGGAAATTCATGCTTCGGTTGAGTCGCGGCGGAATTCAGAGCTAGCAGACGATTCCTTTGCGCTAGACATTCCAGATTCGCTCGACCCCGATACCGAATTTACCCAAAGAGCGCTCAATTTCCTTTACGGTGACAAGCCTTGGATTTGTGCTAGTGACAAGCTTTACTTCTGGACTGGCAGTTACTACAAGCACAGTCCCGACGCGGTAGAACGCCCCAAAATTGCCAGTTTTTGTAACTCCTACGCCGTGCAACAGAAGGATGGGTCAATCCGCTATCCCTACGCCAAACCAGCCAAAGTCAGGGAAGTTTTGCAATGGGTCAAGGATAGGTTGGAGATCGATCCCAATCTGCTCAATCCCCCAGGACTGAATTGTACCAATGGGGTGTTAGAGCTATTGTGGAATGGCTCAACTCCCAGCTGGCGGCTAGTAGACCACGCTCCGGCACTCTATTACACCTATGAGCCAATCGCCACCTACGACCCCAACGCCGACCCCCAAGACTGCGATCGCCTACTAGCGGCATTAGAACCAGGACAACGCGAAATCTTTTTAAGAACTATTGCCGCTTCCTTGGATTTACCCACAGTGAGGAAATACAAGGGGCGCTTAGTTCGGGGTCTGCTGCTCAAAGGCGACGGTAGCAACGGCAAGGATAGCCTTCGAGAAGTCGTAGCCGCCATGTACGGCTACAAGGGGATCACTGGCTGCACCCTAACTGACTTCAAAGCTTATGACGACGGGCGCAAGTTTCCGCTGTCTCGGCTGCGATTGAGCCGGATCAACTGGGCTACTGAAAACGCCAATACAGCTAAAGTGGACAAAATCCAAAGTATCAAGGCGTTTATCACTGGCGATACCCTCAGCAGCGAAGGCAAAGGCAAGGACGAGGAAGACTTTACCCCCGCCGGAGTCGGGCTGTTTAACGTCAACGACACGCCCAACCTCCAGGCATCGCTGGAGGCGATCGCTTCCCGCTGGGGCGTGCTGAGTTTCACCAAGACATTCAAGATTGGAGCCGACCCGCTCAAGGGAGAAATCGAAGCCGACCCGCGCTTCAAATACGATCCTGAGTTTCTCCAGCAGCAAGTGCTGCCAGCATTCTTAAATCGGGTGCTGGCTGCCTTGGTTGACTTGATGCACGACGGCATTGATTTCACTTGCACCCACAAAGCCCTGCTAGATATCCAAGCAGAAAACTCCCACCTCTTCCAGTTTTGTCAGCAGACGGGGTTAGGTTACGACCCGAACGGCACCCTCGGTATAGGTGAGCTATGGGAACGCCTCAAAGCCTGGTACATAGACAACGGCACTCTCACCATTGAAGTCAGTGACAAAGGTAAAGAGAAAAATATCTGGATTGACCAGGTGCGGAAAGGCGATGCCAACGTCAAAGGTGCAAATCAAGTCTTGGCGAGATTCATAGAGTTATTTCCCAAGGCGAAGCGCTGCCATCTGGGGAACAACTTGATGGGCATCCAAGGTTTAGCCTTTGGAATTAGCCACTTATCGCCACAAATTAGCCAGCCATTAGCCAATGAGTTAGCCTGTAACCCAGACACAGCAAGGAATATTAGCCAGTTAAGCCAGTTAGGTAATTCGGATGGAAAAAATGAAACCGAAACCTGCAACGCCCAACAGTCCGAACGCATAGAGCTAAACGATCTCGTCTGCGGCGAACAAGTGACTCAACTGGCTAATCAGCCAGATACAGTAAGCGATACAGCTTCAGTTGTGACTAATTCACTGGCTAATCAATCGCCAAAGAAGGCTAATGCCACACCAGTAGAAGCAGAGGCAGGGGCAAACAACGTTCCTTCACCATCTGCTGTAGCGGCACAGATCCTACAGTGTCAGACATGGGTAGCAGCAGTGGAGGCGATGGATTGTGTGGCAGCCGCGGTGAATCAAAAGCGAGCAACTGTTTTGACGATCGCGCTCAAACACATCAGCATTGAACAGCGCCAGCACCTAGTCCGCTTACTCGCTGCCCACATGCAGCAATTTCCACAGGACAGCGATGCTTATAGCTGGCTACCTCAATCAAGTCGGAAACTTAAACAGAAAGCGCAGTCACTCATAAAGTCCCATTAG